A part of Gossypium hirsutum isolate 1008001.06 chromosome A07, Gossypium_hirsutum_v2.1, whole genome shotgun sequence genomic DNA contains:
- the LOC107953669 gene encoding LOW QUALITY PROTEIN: transcription initiation factor TFIID subunit 2 (The sequence of the model RefSeq protein was modified relative to this genomic sequence to represent the inferred CDS: inserted 3 bases in 3 codons), protein MAKPRKPKPEDPKPAHSGAVVRHQKLCLSIDTNLRRIYGYTELEIEVPDIGIVGLHAENLGIESVLVDGEPTDFEYYPRNQSSDIEKRWVSAVSSPSSAADVAAAAYVTALETELIPNLLINCCNKMQIEQINTEPNGVQSSAEVKQNVKSVRVNYWVEKMETGIHXEDNVVHTDNQIRRARCWFPCIDDNNQRCCFDLEFTVAHNLVAVSNGSLLYQVLSKYEPPCKTYVYRLDVPVTAQWISLAVGPFEILPDQHNGLISHMCLPPNLPKLRHTVEFFHNAFSEYEQYLDAKFPFGSYNQVFLSPEMAISSSTVGASLCILTSQVLFDEKVIDQTIDTCIKLAFALSRQWFGVYITPEAPNDEWLLDGLAGFLTDLFIKKFXGNNEARYRRYKANCAVCKADDSGATALSSSFACKDLYGTHSIGLLGKIRSWKSVAILQMLEKQMGPDFFKKILQAIICRAQSTTCPVRSLSTKEFRHFANKIGNLERPFLKEFFPRWVGLYGCPVLRMGFSYNKRKNIIELAVLRECTATIDSSVSVLNANPDSENRDGDIGWPGVMTVRVYELDGMSDHPDLPMAGDAWQLLEIACHSKLAARRYQKPKKGSKPDGSDDNGDLPTVDMRSSVDSPLLWIRADPEMEYLAEIHFNQPVQMWINQLEKDEDVVAQAQAITALESLPELSFSVLKALXNFLTDSKAFWRVRIEAALALASTSSEETDMAGLQHLVKFYKSRRFDTDIGLPKPNDFSDFPEYFVLEAIPHAVATIRAADRKSPREAVEFILQLLKYNDNNENPYSDVFWLAALVQSVGELEFGQQSIYFLSSLLKRIDRLLQFDRLMPSYNGILTISCIRTLAQIALKLSGFIHLDHVFELIKPFRDSKTIWHVRIEASRALLDLEHHCNGINAALLLFIKYIEEEPSLRGQVKLGVHAMRLCQIQGGSISSEDIKATTLVALLHLLESRIAFNNVFLRHYLFCFLQVLAGRSPTLYGVPKEKLPCMGNVEICNEQKNNFGAPVNEIRPPQPQPQPPMGNPSHSNHSHDNLAIPEASKEVDTVSNSHDRKTAVVNIRVKQSATSSKAEEADNGTAERSEGGERSEGRRNHDADRGATSSVSVDAPQRNSAEAVSISNQNIEEVNSFHDHGSRITASIGSAKIASEGDNFGKELQCTADSGNASVHHQPDDPSSPSIIQGNYIDAEAKKYASLQTLSISRDDGPPFQEKEKEKKKKSKKKKKDKEKKRKGEEHKGERNDPEYLEKKRLKKEKKHKEKEMARILGEVKAASGELKSKKEETTSLTQMGGNKQEADNMNSSEPPKVVITKLETRAEPTQPTSAPKFRIKIKSKPLSKS, encoded by the exons ATGGCCAAGCCTCGCAAGCCCAAGCCCGAAGACCCGAAGCCAGCTCACTCCGGTGCCGTTGTCCGCCACCAGAAGCTTTGCCTCTCCATCGACACGAACCTTCGTCGCATTTACGG CTACACTGAGCTTGAAATTGAGGTGCCTGATATCGGTATCGTTGGATTACATGCGGAGAATTTAGGGATTGAGAGTGTGCTTGTAGATGGGGAACCGACAGATTTTGAGTATTACCCGCGTAATCAGAGCTCCGATATTGAGAAGCGGTGGGTCTCCGCTGTGTCTTCACCGAGTTCAGCCGCGGATGTTGCTGCAGCTGCTTACGTCACGGCGCTTGAGACAGAACTGATCCCTAATTTGCTCATCAATTGTTGCAATAAGATGCAAATTGAGCAAATTAATACGGAGCCTAATGGAGTACAATCTTCTGCTGAAGTCAAGCAG AATGTGAAATCTGTTCGTGTTAACTATTGGGTAGAGAAAATGGAGACAGGGATTC TTGAGGATAATGTGGTCCATACTGATAATCAGATACGGCGTGCTCGGTGCTGGTTTCCTTGTATCGATGACAATAATCAGCGGTGCTG TTTTGATCTGGAGTTCACGGTTGCTCACAATCTCGTAGCTGTCAGCAATGGGAGCTTATTATATCAG GTATTGAGCAAATATGAGCCTCCCTGCAAGACATATGTCTACAGGTTAGATGTTCCTGTTACTGCTCAGTGGATATCCTTAGCAGTTGGACCATTTGAAATCCTCCCTGATCAGCATAATGGTCTCATTTCACACATGTGTTTACCACCTAATTTGCCAAAGCTGCGTCACACAGTGGAGTTTTTCCATAATGCATTCAG TGAGTATGAACAGTATCTTGATGCAAAATTTCCATTTGGGTCATACAACCAAGTTTTTCTATCTCCTGAAATGGCAATATCTTCCTCAACTGTTGGAGCCTCCTTGTGCATCCTTACTTCTCAAGTTTTATTTGATGAGAAGGTCATTGATCAG ACAATAGACACATGCATCAAACTTGCTTTTGCTCTTTCAAGACAGTGGTTTGGGGTGTATATTACTCCTGAGGCACCAAATGATG AGTGGCTGCTGGATGGTCTTGCTGGTTTTTTGACAGATTTGTTCATCAAGAAAT TAGGAAATAATGAGGCACGGTATCGAAGATACAAG GCAAATTGTGCTGTTTGCAAAGCAGATGATAGTGGTGCAACAgctttgagttcctcttttgcTTGCAAGGATTTGTATGGAACTCATTCCATTGGCTTGCTTGGAAAAATACGATCATGGAAGTCA GTGGCAATTCTTCAGATGTTAGAAAAGCAGATGGGACCTGACTTCTTCAAAAAG ATTCTGCAAGCAATAATTTGTCGTGCACAAAGTACAACCTGTCCTGTGAGGTCTCTTAGTACAAAAGAG TTCCGGCATTTTGCTAATAAAATTGGAAATCTGGAGCGTCCATTTCTCAAAGAATTTTTTCCTCGGTGGGTAGGATTATATGGATGTCCAGTTCTCAG GATGGGGTTTTCCTACAACAAGCGGAAAAATATCATTGAGTTGGCAGTTCTGCGCGAATGTACAGCTACAATCGATTCAAGTGTATCAGTTCTAAATGCTAATCCTGATTCTGAAAATCGTGATGGTGATATTGGGTGGCCTGGAGTTATGACTGTGAGGGTTTATGAACTTGATGGTATGTCTGATCATCCTGATCTTCCAATGGCTGGGGATGCATGGCAGCTGCTGGAAATAGCATGCCACTCAAAGCTTGCTGCTAGACGCTACCAGAAGCCTAAAAAGGGTTCAAAACCTGATGGCTCTGATGATAATGGTGATTTGCCTACAGTAGATATGCGTTCGAG TGTAGACTCCCCATTGTTGTGGATTAGGGCAGATCCGGAGATGGAATATCTTGCTGAAATTCATTTTAATCAACCTGTACAGATGTGG ATTAATCAGTTAGAGAAGGATGAAGATGTGGTAGCTCAGGCACAAGCAATCACTGCACTAGAATCTTTACCAGAGCTTTCATTTTCTGTTCTCAAGGCAC ATAATTTCCTGACTGACTCCAAG GCCTTCTGGAGGGTTCGAATCGAGGCTGCACTTGCATTAGCTAGCACATCTTCCGAG GAAACTGACATGGCTGGTTTGCAACATCTGgtgaaattttataaaagtagAAGGTTTGACACAGATATTGGACTACCAAA ACCAAATGACTTCTCAGATTTTCCGGAGTACTTTGTTCTTGAG GCCATTCCACATGCCGTAGCAACGATAAGAGCTGCAGACAGGAAAAGCCCCAGAGAAGCTGTTGAGTTTATTTTGCAACTTTTAAAG tataatgataataatgagaATCCTTACTCTGATGTATTCTGGCTCGCTGCATTGGTACAGTCAGTTGGTGAACTTGAATTTGGGCAACAG AGTATTTACTTTTTATCTTCTCTTCTGAAGCGCATTGATCGGCTTTTGCAGTTCGACAG GTTGATGCCTAGTTACAATGGTATATTGACAATCAGTTGCATCCGGACCTTGGCACAGATTGCATTAAAGCTTTCTGGATTCATCCATCTA GATCATGTCTTTGAACTAATTAAACCATTTCGAGATTCCAAGACAATCTGGCACGTTCGAATAGAAGCAAGCAGAGCTTTGCTTGATCTTGAGCACCATTGCAATGGCATCAATGCGGCATTGTTGTTGTTTATAAAGTATATAGAGGAGGAGCCTTCTTTAAGAG GTCAGGTAAAGTTGGGTGTGCATGCTATGCGGTTATGTCAGATACAAGGTGGATCTATCTCTAGTGAGGATATTAAGGCGACAACACTTGTAGCTTTGCTTCATCTTTTAGAAAGCCGCATAGCATTCAATAATGTATTCCTCCGGCACTACTTGTTCTGCTTTTTACAAGTTCTTGCAGGAAG ATCCCCCACACTTTATGGAGTGCCTAAAGAGAAGTTGCCCTGTATGGGTAATGTGGAGATTTGTAATGAGCAGAAGAACAATTTCGGTGCTCCTGTTAATGAGATAAGGCCACCTCAACCTCAACCTCAACCTCCCATGGGGAATCCGAGCCATTCAAACCATTCGCATGACAATTTGGCAATTCCAGAAGCTTCAAAGGAAGTAGATACAGTCTCTAACAGTCATGATAGGAAGACAGCTGTTGTTAATATAAGGGTCAAGCAGTCAGCAACATCCAGTAAAGCAGAGGAAGCAGATAATGGTACTGCCGAAAGGTCCGAGGGTGGGGAAAGATCTGAAGGAAGGCGTAATCATGATGCTGATCGGGGTGCAACCAGTTCTGTTTCTGTGGATGCACCCCAAAGAAATTCGGCTGAGGCCGTGAGCATAAGCAATCAAAATATTGAAGAAGTTAACTCATTTCATGATCATGGTTCTCGGATTACTGCTAGCATTGGGAGTGCAAAAATTGCAAGTGAAGGTGACAACTTTGGTAAGGAACTTCAGTGTACAGCTGATTCGGGTAATGCCTCGGTGCACCATCAGCCTGATGATCCCTCGTCACCAAGCATCATTCAAGGTAACTACATAGATGCTGAAGCGAAAAAATATGCAAGTCTACAAACACTATCAATCTCGAGGGACGACGGTCCTCCATTCcaggagaaggagaaggagaagaaaaagaagtcgaagaagaagaagaaagataaggaaaagaaaagaaagggggaaGAGCACAAAGGAGAGCGAAACGATCCAGAGTATTTAGAAAAGAAGCGattgaaaaaagagaaaaaacacAAGGAAAAGGAGATGGCAAGGATACTGGGTGAAGTGAAGGCAGCTTCGGGGGAGTTAAAAAGTAAGAAAGAGGAGACCACATCTTTAACACAGATGGGTGGTAACAAACAGGAAGCGGATAATATGAATTCAAGTGAACCCCCTAAAGTTGTAATTACAAAGTTGGAAACCAGGGCCGAGCCTACACAACCTACATCTGCGCCCAAATTCCGAATCAAGATTAAGAGCAAGCCTTTAAGTAAGTCTTAG
- the LOC107939173 gene encoding LOW QUALITY PROTEIN: uncharacterized protein (The sequence of the model RefSeq protein was modified relative to this genomic sequence to represent the inferred CDS: inserted 1 base in 1 codon) — MENRIGNSHGAEIPKKSRSLDLKSLYKSGDSKESSENRSLKRKESSQEGDGEKRSNNNNKRKKSRKSLPLSSFRTVHDSDSSKSLTEVYNGGXSSKLHDPESLKKLGLSQKLNNGCTADGISVSLGNNGTKIPRRKRRFVGRKKFEDGQALKLAGRSNCKEVVNEEVKLVSEDSGIQNESLKVKQDKIDDFKENWNSESISIQHLKEEDGVAGFLAVNDGDSLLRKPQRKPRKRKDSVKSDKSVANMAESLVETCDAFQEDDEENLEENAARMLSSRFDPCCTGFSSNSKVSVSPSDNGLSFLLSSGQNASSGSKNLSGSESASVDASGRILRPRKSHEEKVNSRKRRHFYEIFSGDLDADWVLNRRIKVFWPLDKNWYYGLVYDYDKERKLHHVKYDDRDEEWIDLRNERFKLLLFPSELPCKSQRKRTRRDRGSDDRIRNVKLNKENGKKNFMTEDDSSNGSYMDSEPIISWLARSTHRVKSCPSRSMKRQKTSASSLSSPGQPLSCDEAVDENGCLYEGSLKGSKVKLFNSTALPGKSVGSRRVQDSSLGSTSYSNRKHPIVYFRRRFRRTDNVLCHASKGNCITSSASESITSFVCVDEFQDLGVVDACLGRLDPERDLLFSDNAGQLQLNISLIHSKQFRLGLSFPVPSVSNNLFGTKCLWLVRTFLLLQCGTVMTVWPMVHMEILFVDNEVGLRFFLFEGSLKQAIAFVFQVLMVFYRPTEQGKYTGMQLPVTSIRFKLSCSQDFRRQIVFAFYNFHDVKHSKWMFLDSKLKKHSLLNRQLPLSDCTYDNIKALQNGTNQLLGSPACKVSSSVEGLSRRKYRQGISLMGVSRESSFLKLGQFSCNSEKLRNLPWFALSFGAAPTFFLSLHLKLIMERSLARISFGDHDSIEQPGSSGNLLLDDSSSRDDSMNNNSESSVEKNLKASSKEVASDAELTSDLSVCGNGCLKKSSREYKNNDQIVDGTFASSHEPEVGAIASVPLQKQQCDNSESQQFVLLSKSPFDADKETARSGSILSGIRVEIPPFDQYGKHVDSELPSTRQSTDLTLNMNSGIIPSPNPTAPRSTWHRNRSSSSIGFHAHGWSDGKADFFHGNFGNGPKKPRTQVSYSMPLGSLDYSSKSKGLQQRVLPHKRIRRANEKRSSDVSRGSQRNLDLLSCDANVLITIGDRGWRECGVQVVLEVFDHNEWKLAVKVSGSMRYSYKAHQFLQPGSTNRFTHAMMWKGGKDWLLEFTDRSQWALFKEMHEECYNRNVRAASVKNIPIPGVRLIEEYDENAVEVAFVRSSSKYLRQVETDVEMALDPSRVLYDMDSDDEQWISIIQKSSGSDFGNSLELSDEMFEKIMDMFEKAAYTQQCNEFTSEEIQELMAGVGSMKVITAIYGHWKQKRQRVGMPLIRHLQPPLWERYQQQVREWEQAMSKANSKSIEKPPMFAFCMKPRGLELPNKGSKHRSQRKISVSGQSQHALVDHEGCHSFGRRSNGFLFGDEKVLYPAHNYESLEDSPLSQASPRSRDAGNMAYFPMGSDRFDKNHIKKLQRSKSKKYGSFLPSNGPQMMDSYNHRLIGKRNGIHQWNRGICEWSSQRHYFCDSVQRHGPEQWDNSDIDEFTLRDASSAAQHALKMAKFKREKAQRLLFRADLAIHKAMVALATAEAMKESSEDLNGDG; from the exons ATGGAAAATAGAATAGGAAACTCTCATGGAGCGGAAATTCCTAAGAAATCAAGATCTTTGGATCTTAAGAGTTTGTATAAATCTGGTGATTCAAAGGAGTCTTCTGAAAATAGGAGCTTGAAGAGGAAAGAAAGTTCGCAAGAAGGTGATGGTGAGAAGAggagtaataataataacaagagaAAGAAGAGTAGGAAATCTCTGCCTCTCAGTAGTTTTAGAACCGTCCATGATAGCGATAGTAGCAAGAGTTTAACTGAAGTGTATAATGGGG TCAGTTCGAAGTTGCATGATCCAGAAAGCTTGAAGAAGTTGGGTTTGAGCCAGAAATTAAACAATGGCTGTACTGCTGATGGCATTTCAGTTAGTTTGGGCAACAATGGTACTAAGATCCCAAGGCGTAAACGACGGTTTGTGGGGCGGAAAAAATTTGAGGATGGGCAAGCGCTGAAGTTGGCAGGGCGGTCTAATTGTAAAGAAGTTGTTAATGAGGAAGTGAAGTTAGTAAGTGAAGATTCTGGCATTCAGAATGAGTCTTTGAAGGTTAAACAGGATAAGATTGATGATTTTAAGGAAAACTGGAACAGTGAGTCCATTTCAATTCAGCATTTGAAGGAAGAAGATGGTGTTGCTGGTTTCTTAGCTGTAAATGATGGTGACTCTTTGCTAAGAAAACCACAGAGGAAGCCTAGGAAGAGGAAAGATTCTGTAAAGAGTGATAAAAGTGTTGCTAACATGGCTGAGAGTTTAGTAGAGACTTGTGACGCCTTTCAAGAAGATGATGAAGAGAATCTAGAAGAAAATGCAGCAAGGATGTTATCATCACGGTTTGACCCATGCTGTACTGGCTTTTCTTCAAACAGCAAAGTTTCTGTGTCACCATCTGATAATGGATTATCTTTTCTCTTATCTTCCGGTCAGAATGCTAGTTCTGGGTCTAAGAATTTGTCTGGTTCTGAATCTGCTTCTGTTGATGCTTCTGGTAGGATATTGAGACCACGGAAAAGTCATGAAGAGAAGGTCAACTCAAGGAAAAGGCgccatttttatgaaattttctcTGGAGACTTGGATGCTGACTGGGTGTTGAATCGAAGAATCAAGGTGTTTTGGCCTTTGGACAAGAATTGGTATTATGGCCTTGTCTATGACTATGACAAAGAGAGAAAGCTTCATCATGTCAAATATGATGACCGTGATGAGGAATGGATAGATTTACGGAATGAGAGATTTAAACTCCTGCTATTTCCTAGTGAACTTCCCTGCAAATCCCAACGGAAAAGAACTCGGCGAGATAGAGGTTCTGATGATAGAATCAGGAATGTGAAGCTCAACAAAGagaatggaaagaaaaatttcatgACAGAAGATGACAGTTCTAATGGGAGCTATATGGATTCTGAGCCCATCATCTCCTGGTTGGCTCGCTCAACTCATCGTGTCAAATCCTGCCCTTCGCGATCCATGAAGAGACAGAAAACATCTGCTTCATCTCTTAGTTCTCCTGGTCAACCATTGTCGTGTGATGAAGCTGTTGATGAAAATGGTTGTCTCTATGAGGGTTCATTGAAGGGAAGCAAAGTTAAATTGTTCAATTCCACTGCATTGCCAGGCAAATCGGTTGGTAGCAGAAGGGTCcaggattcttccttgggtagcACTAGTTACTCCAACAGAAAACATCCTATCGTATATTTTAGAAGGCGTTTTCGCAGGACAGATAATGTATTGTGTCATGCTTCTAAAGGCAATTGTATCACCAGTAGTGCTTCTGAATCTATCACATCCTTCGTCTGTGTTGATGAATTTCAGGATTTGGGTGTAGTTGATGCTTGCCTGGGAAGGCTGGATCCTGAACGAGATTTGTTGTTTAGTGATAATGCAGGGCAGTTACAATTAAATATCTCATTGATACATTCAAAACAATTCAGGCTTGGGTTGAGCTTCCCTGTGCCCTCTGTCTCAAATAACTTATTTGGTACAAAGTGCCTTTGGCTAGTTCGTACTTTTTTGTTGCTGCAGTGTGGTACAGTGATGACTGTCTGGCCAATGGTCCATATGGAGATCCTTTTCGTCGATAATGAAGTTGGACTCAGGTTTTTCCTGTTTGAAGGTTCCCTGAAACAGGCTATAGCTTTTGTTTTCCAGGTCCTGATGGTATTTTATCGACCCACTGAGCAGGGGAAGTATACTGGTATGCAGTTGCCTGTAACTTCAATCAGGTTCAAATTATCTTGTTCTCAAGATTTCAGGAGGCAGATTGTCTTTGCTTTTTACAACTTCCATGATGTGAAGCATTCAAAATGGATGTTCTTGGATTCTAAGCTGAAAAAACATAGTCTGCTCAATAGGCAATTACCTCTGTCTGATTGCACTTATGATAACATTAAGGCGCTTCAGAATGGAACTAATCAGCTACTTGGTTCCCCTGCTTGCAAAGTCTCCTCATCTGTTGAG GGTTTAAGTAGGAGAAAGTATAGGCAGGGTATCAGCCTTATGGGTGTCTCCAGAGAATCTAGTTTTCTGAAACTTGGCCAGTTTTCTTGCAATTCTGAGAAGCTTAGAAATCTTCCTTGGTTTGCCCTTTCTTTTGGTGCTGCACCAACATTCTTTCTTAGTTTGCATCTTAAGCTAATTATGGAACGTAGTCTAGCTCGCATTAGCTTTGGCGATCATGACTCCATTGAGCAACCAGGAAGCTCTGGTAATTTGTTGTTGGATGACAGTTCTAGTAGAGATGACTCCATGAACAACAATTCTGAAAGTAGCGTAGAAAAAAATCTGAAGGCTTCATCGAAGGAAGTTGCTTCTGATGCTGAGTTAACATCTGATCTCTCTGTTTGTGGTAATGGATGCTTGAAAAAGTCCTCTCGAGAGTACaaaaataatgatcaaattgtTGATGGAACTTTTGCCAGTTCTCATGAACCTGAAGTTGGAGCCATAGCCTCAGTTCCATTACAAAAGCAACAATGTGACAATTCTGAGTCTCAGCAATTTGTTTTGTTATCAAAGTCTCCATTTGATGCTGATAAGGAGACTGCAAGGTCTGGTTCCATTTTGAGTGGCATTAGGGTTGAGATTCCACCCTTTGATCAATATGGAAAGCATGTTGACAGTGAATTACCCAGTACACGACAGTCTACTGATTTAACTTTGAATATGAACAGTGGCATTATCCCAAGTCCTAATCCTACTGCTCCTAGAAGTACATGGCATCGAAATAGAAGTAGTTCATCGATTGGTTTTCATGCTCATGGATGGTCAGATGGGAAGGCTGATTTCTTTCACGGTAATTTTGGAAATGGACCTAAGAAGCCACGAACTCAGGTGTCATACTCAATGCCCCTTGGAAGTTTAGATTACAGCTCAAAAAGTAAAGGCCTGCAGCAGAGAGTTCTTCCTCACAAGCGAATTAGGAGGGCTAATGAGAAGAGATCGTCTGATGTTTCTAGAGGCTCCCAGAGGAACTTGGATTTATTATCTTGTGATGCAAATGTACTAATTACTATTGGTGACAGAGGATGGCGAGAATGTGGAGTGCAGGTTGTGCTAGAGGTTTTTGATCATAATGAATGGAAGCTGGCTGTGAAAGTGTCGGGGTCTATGAGGTACTCTTACAAGGCACATCAGTTCCTGCAGCCCGGATCTACCAATCGCTTTACACATGCTATGATGTGGAAAGGAGGAAAGGATTGGCTCTTGGAGTTCACAGACAGGAGTCAGTGGGCTCTTTTCAAGGAGATGCATGAAGAGTGCTACAACCGAAATGTTCGAGCTGCTTCTGTGAAGAACATTCCTATTCCTGGGGTTCGCTTGATAGAGGAATATGATGAAAACGCAGTGGAAGTGGCGTTTGTTCGCAGTTCTTCCAAGTACTTGCGTCAGGTTGAAACTGATGTCGAGATGGCTTTGGATCCATCCCGTGTTTTATATGACATGGATAGTGATGATGAACAGTGGATTTCAATAATTCAGAAATCTTCTGGAAGTGATTTTGGCAATTCTTTGGAATTGTCTGATGAAATGTTTGAGAAGATTATGGACATGTTTGAGAAGGCTGCATATACTCAACAGTGCAATGAGTTTACTTCTGAAGAAATACAGGAGCTCATGGCTGGAGTTGGGTCCATGAAAGTAATCACAGCAATCTATGGGCATTGGAAGCAGAAGAGGCAGAGAGTTGGAATGCCTTTGATTCGTCATCTCCAG CCGCCATTGTGGGAAAGGTACCAGCAGCAAGTGAGAGAGTGGGAGCAAGCAATGTCCAAAGCTAACTCTAAATCCATTGAGAAGCCACCCATGTTTGCTTTCTGCATGAAACCCCGGGGTTTGGAACTTCCAAATAAAGGGTCAAAGCATAGATCCCAGAGGAAAATATCAGTTTCCGGTCAAAGCCAACATGCCTTGGTAGATCACGAGGGCTGTCATTCCTTTG GCAGAAGATCAAATGGCTTcctgtttggggatgaaaaggTTCTATATCCTGCACATAACTATGAATCATTAGAAGATTCCCCACTGTCTCAAGCATCACCAAGGTCACGAGATGCTGGTAACATGGCGTATTTCCCAATGGGCAGTGATAGGTTTGATAAGAATcatatcaagaaacttcaaagaAGCAAGTCAAAAAAGTATGGCAGTTTTCTACCATCAAATGGACCACAAATGATGGATTCATACAATCACAGGCTAATTGGCAAGAGAAATGGAATTCACCAATGGAACAGGGGCATTTGTGAGTGGTCAAGCCAGCGGCATTACTTCTGTGATAGCGTTCAAAGGCACGGTCCTGAACAGTGGGATAATTCTGATATTGATGAGTTCACATTGCGTGATGCATCTAGCGCAGCCCAGCATGCACTTAAAATGGCCAAGTTCAAGAGAGAGAAAGCCCAGAGATTGCTTTTTAGAGCAGATCTGGCAATTCACAAGGCCATGGTTGCTCTTGCAACTGCAGAGGCAATGAAAGAATCTTCTGAGGACTTAAATGGTGATGGGTAG
- the LOC107933174 gene encoding serine/threonine protein phosphatase 2A 57 kDa regulatory subunit B' kappa isoform yields the protein MLRQFLSKLPRKSGKSDSPELTRSTSCTTAGSSPQPHRSNSLNLGSGRPCAPKRTSSAVFPASVVAGIEPLLPFKDVPNSEKMNLFVSKVSLCCVTFDFTDPTKNLIEKDVKRQTLLELLDFVSGSVRFSEPAILAMCRMCAVNLFRVFPPNYRSVVSNGGENDDEEPMFDPAWPHLQIVYDLLVKFITSSCLDAKVAKKYIDHSFILRLLDLFDSEDPRERDCLKTILHRVYGKFMVHRPFIRKAISNIFYRFVFDIERHNGIAELLEIFGSIISGFALPLKEEHKIFLWRVLIPLHKPKSLGVYFQQLSYCVSQFIEKEPKLCSTVIRGLLKYWPITNSQKELMFLGELEEILEAINMVEFQKVMVPLFWRIGCCINSFHFQVAERALFFWNNDQIVNLIAHNRHVILPIILPALEKNAQNHWNHAVLNLTINVRKMFMEMDDQLFISCHIHFKEEEAKVSILAEKRKEAWKQLENAASLKPIAGNTAVLVTPLATPIAY from the exons ATGTTAAGGCAATTCCTCAGTAAACTCCCACGGAAATCCGGGAAATCGGACTCGCCTGAGCTTACTAGGTCAACCTCGTGCACGACAGCGGGCTCCAGCCCGCAACCTCATCGATCCAACAGTTTGAATTTGGGTTCTGGCCGTCCCTGCGCTCCAAAACGGACATCTTCCGCTGTTTTTCCGGCAAGTGTTGTGGCGGGAATCGAGCCATTGTTGCCATTCAAAGATGTACCAAATTCGGAAAAGATGAATCTTTTTGTGAGTAAAGTTAGCCTTTGTTGTGTAACTTTTGATTTCACTGACCCgactaaaaatttaattgaaaaagatgTTAAAAGACAAACCTTGCTAGAGCTgttggattttgtgtctgggtccGTTAGATTTAGCGAACCTGCAATTTTAGCCATGTGTAGGATGTGTGCTGTGAATTTGTTTAGAGTTTTCCCACCCAATTATCGGTCTGTTGTGAGTAATGGAGGTGAAAATGATGACGAGGAGCCGATGTTTGATCCGGCTTGGCCACATTTGCAAATTGTGTATGATTTGCTAGTTAAGTTTATCACTTCTTCTTGTCTCGATGCAAAAGTAGCTAAAAAGTATATAGATCATTCCTTTATTTTGAGATTGCTTGACTTGTTTGATTCGGAGGATCCAAGGGAAAGGGATTGTTTGAAGACTATACTGCATAGGGTTTATGGGAAGTTCATGGTTCATAGACCTTTTATTCGGAAGGCTATAAGCAACATATTTTATCGGTTTGTTTTTGATATTGAGAGGCATAACGGCATTGCTGAGTTATTGGAGATTTTCGGCAGTATAATCAGTGGATTTGCTTTGCCTTTGAAGGAGGAGCACAAGATCTTCTTGTGGAGGGTTTTGATTCCTCTTCACAAGCCAAAATCTTTGGGTgtttattttcaacaattgtcTTATTGCGTTTCTCAGTTCATTGAGAAGGAGCCGAAGTTGTGTAGTACAGTGATACGGGGGTTGTTGAAGTACTGGCCCATAACAAACAGCCAGAAGGAGTTGATGTTTCTCGGTGAGTTGGAAGAGATTTTGGAAGCCATTAACATGGTGGAGTTCCAAAAGGTTATGGTCCCATTATTCTGGCGGATTGGCTGTTGCATTAACAGTTTCCATTTCCAg GTTGCTGAAAGGGCACTTTTCTTTTGGAATAACGATCAAATTGTAAACCTAATTGCACATAACCGGCATGTGATTTTGCCCATCATACTTCCAGCCTTGGAAAAGAATGCCCAGAACCATTGGAATCATGCGGTGCTCAACTTGACAATAAATGTCCGAAAGATGTTCATGGAGATGGATGATCAACTATTCATATCTTGCCATATTCACTTTAAGGAGGAAGAGGCCAAGGTAAGCATATTAGCTGAGAAACGGAAGGAAGCATGGAAGCAACTAGAAAATGCTGCCAGTCTCAAGCCAATAGCTGGAAATACCGCTGTATTGGTAACTCCTTTGGCAACACCAATTGCCTATTAA